CTTTGCAGGGCGCTGATGGGGTGGACTTTGTGGGCGCGCTCCAGTGTGGCAGCCGAGGCTTCGCTCAGGCCCAGGTAACGCACCTTGCCTTGTTGCACCAACTCCGCCATGGCACCGACGGTTTCTTCGATGGCCACCTCGGGGTCGATGCGGTGCTGGTAGTACAAATCCAGGGTTTCAATGCCCAGGCGTTGAAGGGTGCCGTCGATCGCGTTGCGGATGTACTCGGGGCGCCCGTTCACGCCGCGCAGCGCGGGGTTGGCCGGGTCGCGCACGATGCCGAACTTGCTGGCGAGGAACACCTGGTCACGCTTGCCGGCAAGGGCCTTGCCGATCAGTTGTTCGTTGGTGTGAGGGCCGTAGATGTCAGCGGTGTCGAGAAAATTGACGCCCAGCTCCAAGGCACGGTGCAGGGTGGCGATGGCTTCGGTCGTATCGCTGCCGGTGGTGTAGAAATCGGTCATGCCCATGCAGCCTAGGCCGATGGCGGAAACGAGAGGGCCGTTGGTACCGAGTTGACGCGTTTGCATGGGTTCAGCTCCTAGTGGATTAGGGCTCCATTGTTACCCTCGACAAAAACTGGATAAACCGGCTAAAAGCACTATCACTATTTGTAAAATCTAAACAATCAATAAGGAGCCGCTCCTTGGACCGCTTCAATGCAATGCGCGTTTTTACTCGGATTGTCGAACTGGGTGGGTTTGCCAAGGCTGCCGACAGTCTGCAAATGCCCCGCGCTTCAGTGACCATCCTGATCAAGCAACTGGAAGCGCACTTGGGCGTGCAACTGTTGCAGCGCACCACGCGCCAGGTCAGCCCCACCCTGGACGGCGCCGCGTATTACCAGCGTTGCGTGCGTTTGCTTACGGACCTGGAAGAGACCGAGGCGGTGTTTTCCGCTCAGCGTCAGAGCCCGCGTGGCACCTTGAGCATCAACATGCCGTCGGGGATAGGCCGCTTGATCGTGATTCCTGCGCTCCCTACATTCACCGAGCGCTACCCGCAGATCGAGCTGGAGATCGGCCTTAACGACCATCCTGTCGATTTGATTCGCGAAGGCGTGGATTGCGTCTTGCGCGGTGGCCTGGCCCTGGATGAGTCGCTGGTAGCGCGGCCGTTAGCCATGATGGAGCAGGTTACCTTGGCCAGCCCGGTCTACCTTGAGCGCATGGGGGCACTCGCATCACTTGAAGACCTGGCTCACCACGAAATGGTCGAGTACGTGTCCAGTACCAGTGGCAAGCGCTTTGGTCTTGAATTCCAGTTAGAGGCAGAACTGCGCGCGGTCAACCTGCCCAAGCGTGTCGCGGTCAACAGTGCCGATGGTTATTTTGCGGCATGTGCAGCCGGGTACGGCTTGATCCAGGCGCCGCACTATCACGCAATGCGCCAGCTGGCAGAGGGCACGCTGGTGCAGGTGTTGCCACACCTGGCGGTGCCCCCAATGGCACTGACGGCGCTGTATCCGCCGCACCGTCAGTTGTCACAACGCGTGAGGGTGTTTGTCGACTGGCTGGTGGAGTTGTGCGGCCAGCCGGGCAATGGGTTGCGCCGCCAAGCGTGAGCCAGGTTTGCGAAGCTTTCACGTAGATTCGCAGATCGCCGATGGTTCTGGTGGCGTATCAGATAAAGGCGTGATCAGCGATGGTAGTAGCCGGGGCCACCACCGTCGTACCGGTGGTCATGCCAGCCACCACCGCCACCATGAGGGAAAAGAAGCAGCCGCTCATGCTCAACATGATCAGCAATGGAATCAGCAGTGTGATTCGACGGAACATTTCAAAATCCTCCAGGGTTCTCACAGGGTCTATCAGGCGCGGGACAAGCCAAATTTTTCATCGCCTGTAACATGAGACCCTGCCGACCCTGCGTCATCCCCTTCACTGGGTATGTGCTTGGCATGTTCGGCGATACAAAGTGGATACATTATTCAGGTTCAGGAACCCGTCATGACTCAAAAGCAACGTTTGAAATATTCGATTCTGATTGCCCTGGCTGTACTGGCGACGATGTTTGGCCTGTCCTACTTGCAGAACACTGGGGTTATCAGCGAGAAGACGTTCCAGACCATCGCCATTGCCGTCGCGGTGGTCGTGGTCGTGATCAACGGCATCATGCGTCGTAAAGTCAAACTCTGACTCAGTCGCGACCGTCGAGCACTTTGGCAGCCTCTTCATGGAGGCTGTAGCTTTTATCCGCGTTGAGGGTGATCACACCCTCGCTGCACAGGCGCTTGAGCACCTCACGCACGCTGAGAAACGACAACGGAATGCCCAGCTCCAGCAAATGGCTGTGCACACCGCGCACACCGAGGGTGCGCTGGTTGTCGGCAGCGGTGAGCAGGGCGTCGATGACCTTCAGCCGAATCAGGCTGGTGCGCAAACCGAAACACTTGAGCAAATGGCGAATACGCTGGTTGCCTTGCTGTTCGGGCGCTTTGCCGAACGTTTGTGTGCCGCTGCCGAACTTGGCATCGGCGGCCGGTGAATGTCCATCCATGGGCAGTTGCGAGTTGTACATGCAAAAACTCCTTATCAGAGCCTGATCAGGAAAATGAGTGCTCTTAGTTAATAAGACGAACGAGCGAGCGAAATCATGAAGTGCCGGATGTAGAAATTTTGTCGGTATCGGTTTTGTCACACCAGGATCGCCTTAAATAAACGTTCATCACCGCTAAATTGTTCCCGGTTTTTGCGTCCTTACGGTGGGGGAATTACCCCTGGTGAGGATGTTCAATTTGACTGTGGAGTCGGCGTGATTATTTCCAACGGGTTGTCCAGGGTGTGTGTGGCGGGGATGTTGCTGGGGTTGAGCCTGGCCGCATCGGCGCGGGAGTCGGTGACGCAGGCGTCGGCCGATATCCGCCGTACCAGTTTCGGCGTGCCGCATATCCGCGCCAGCGATGAGCGGGGCCTGGGCTTTGGCATTGGTTACGCGTATGCCCAGGACAACCTGTGCCTGTTGGCCAATGAAGTGGTCACGGTGAACGGTGAGCGTGCGCGCTACTTCGGCCCCGAGCAGGCAACACTGGAAGAACGCAACAACTTGGCCAGTGATGTGTTTTTCACCTGGCTCAATACCCCGGACGCCGTGGCGGCGTTCTGGAACGCGCAAACCCCACAGATCCGCCAGCGCATCGAAGGTTATGTGGCCGGTTACAACCGTTACCTGAAAGAGCAGGGCGCACCGGCGCAGTGCCAGGCCGGCTGGGTGCGGCCACTTGTAACCGGGGATGTGGTGAAGTTGACCCGCCGGTTGCTGGTCGAGGGTGGAGTTGGCCAATTCGCAGAAGCGTTGGTCGGCGCGAAGCCACCACAGGCAACTGCAGGTGTAGAACCCAGCCTGAAGTCCTTTGAACTGGCTGCCGCCAATCAACAGCGTTTTAGTTTTGATCGTGGCAGTAACGCCGTTGCGGTAGGCCGTGACCGCTCATTCAATGGCCGCGGAATGCTATTGGCCAACCCGCACTTTCCGTGGCTGGGCGGCATGCGCTTTTATGAGATGCACCTGACTATCCCTGGTCAGTTGGACGTGATGGGGGCCGCGTTGCCGGGTTTGCCAGTGATCAATATCGGCTTCAACCAGCATGTGGCATGGACCCATACGGTGGACACGTCCAAGCACTTTACCCTGTATCGCTTGACCCTCGACCCCAAGGACTCCACGCGCTACCTGCTCGACGGCAAATCCTTACCGCTGGATAAAACCACGGTAACCGTACAGGTCAAGGGCGCTGACGGCAGCCTCAAGCCACAATCCCACACTGTCTATAGCTCGCAGTTCGGCCCAGTGGTGCAATGGCCTGGCAAGCTCGATTGGGACAGCCACTACGCGTTCAGCCTACGTGACGCCAACCTGGGCAACGACCGCGTGCTGCAGCAGTGGTACGCAATGAATCGCGCCGCCAACCTCAAGGAACTGCAAACTTCAGTGCACACCCTGCAAGGCATCCCGTGGGTCAACACCCTGGCGGCCGATGACCGGGGCCAGAGCCTGTACATGAACCTGTCGGTAGTGCCCAACGTCAGCGCGGCCAAGCTGGCGCAATGCAGCGACCCACGTGCGGGCCTGCAAATGATCATGCTCGACGGCGCCCACAGCGCCTGTGCTTGGGATATCGACCCGAGTGCCGCCCAGGCCGGGATCTTCCCCGCCGATAAACTGCCGCAACTGGAACGTACCGACTACGTGCAGCACTCCAATGACTCGGCATGGTTGGCCAACCCTAAGGCGCCACTGGCCGGGTTCTCCCCGGTGATCAGTCAGGACAACATCGCCCTTGGGGCACGCGCGCGTTTCGCCCTGCAACGGTTGCAGTCCCTCGACAAGCAACCTATCGGCGTGAGCGACCTGCAAAGCATGGTGATGGACAACGAGGTGTACCTGGCTGGCCTAGTCATGCCTGACCTGCTGGAGTTCTGCGCCAAGCACCTGGGCACTGATGTCGCCGCGTTACAGCCACTGTATACCAGCCTGAAAAACTGGGACCAGCGCGCCAACCTCGACAGCGGCCTGGGCCTGGTGCACTTCATCAACCTGGCGAAACAGCTGCGGCAAATCCCCGATGCCTGGCGCGTCGCCTTCGATCCGGCGCAACCGTTGACCACGCCACGCGGCCTGGCCATCGACCGCGAGCCTGTGGCCAAGGCCTTGCGCGAAGCCATGCTGGCCTCCACCGCCGACGTCGCCAAACGTGGTCTCACCGCCAACAGCACCTGGGGTGACATCCAAGTCAGCGGCCAAACCCCCATCCACGGCGGCCCGCAGGAACTTGGCATCTACAACGCCATGCAAACCGTGCCCCGCGCAGATGGCAAACGTGAAGTCATCAGCGGCAGCAGCTACCTGCAAATCGTCACCTTCGACGACAAAGGCCCGCATGCCCAAGGCCTGCTCGCATTCTCTCTGTCCAGCAACCCAGCCTCCCAACACGCCAAGGACCAGACCCAAGCCTTCTCCCAGAAAAAGCTCAGCCCGCTGCCATTCACCGAAGCCCAGATCAAGGCCGATCCGCAGTACCAACTGCAACGGATCAAGGAGTAGGGCAGACTCGCAACCCCTTGATGCCAATACGAAATATTTTTGAAATCAAGGGGTTGCACGCTTTGGCAAATACGTACATAATGGCGCCCATCGAACGCAACGAAGCATTAAAAACTTCAATGTATTCAATGAGTTAGAGTAGAGGCAGGGTTTTATAGCCCACTCAAGTTTTTATGCGGTGAGTGTCAGTTGTCTGGACATTGATCGTTTGAGGCCGAGTAGCAAAATGGTTATGCAGCGGATTGCAAATCCGCCTACGCCGGTTCGATTCCGACCTCGGCCTCCACTCTTAGAAGCCCCGTAGATTAACGTCTACGGGGTTTTTTATTGCCTGTGATTTAGTCATCGCTTTCGCAACTGATCGGATCGTTTGCGCAGCCGTACCTTCTTGTATTTCCTTTGAGGCAGGGCCGTTCAACGAAGACTGATCCAAGTGTGGCAGCACGACGGGCCGCAATGGGTCAATAGAAGTCGTCGACGGGTGGCTGCTATTGGCCGATAGCTTCCCGAATCCCTTAGTGGAAGAAGTTCAAAGAGCGCTGACTCATGTCTTCACTTCCCTTGCCGACACACTGGCGATGACTGGAAGTCTGAAAGACGTGAACGGGCAACCGCGGCTGTTTAACAGGGAACATGCTCTTTCCACCACCGACTTCACACAGTCATCTCTCACGCTAAGACTCGTTTGTTCCCACTGTGCCGTATAGACGATCATCGTTTTGACGCTAGGAGTAACTCTATGAAATGGCATCACCTGCTCATCCCTTTCGCCGCGCTGGTTACTTGCACTAGCAGCTTCGCTGCCACGCCTGCACTGCAAACATTTCTCACCTGTGACGAAAACTCTCTTGCAGTGGTCAATCAGCCAGGTCTCAAGGAGCGCATTTCCAGTGCGCTGGACAACGGGAAGATTACGTTGAGTGGCGGAACCAAAACCGAAATGGGCCAGCGCTGGGTGTTTGACACGCCAGTGACCCTTAATGGCGTTGCGTTGACCGGCTTTTTTGCGGAAGACCAGGATCTGATGGGTTCGCGCATCATTGGTTGGGGGTTCTATACACAGCAGGCACCCGATGAGCTTTACACAACGTTGAATAAAGTACCGGGTAGCAACTTGGAAAGCGCCAACGGGATTTACGCCCGCGCGCAAATCTGGTCGCACAAGCAGTCGGCCTGGGTACCGGAAAGCGGCGATGACAATGCAGGCAAGTTGGTGACCGATACAGCAGAGCGGATATTGATGGTAGAACCTGCTTCGCAAGACGTGGCCAAGACCAGCAAAGGCATGATTACCTGCTCGGTTCAAGGCACGGTCAGCGTGGCGATGCTCAAGTCCACTCGGCCTGACTTGATCAAGTGACCCGGTCAGTACCACTTTAGACCTGTAGGCGCGAGAGCATACTCGCGCCTACAGGTTGAATAGGGCAGAACAACCAGCAGGTGCATCACGGGTGACTTGCCTAGACCAACTGAGTCCGACGCCAGACCCGTCTGCCGTTACACGCGTGCAGGAAGCTACGCGCATGTTCGCCGGCACGGCTGCGAGTTCTTCGAACTTGAATTTGGACAAATGAACGTGGCACTTCCATCCCACCACTCATCTCGGTGTTTTGTACCAGGCTTGGTGGTGTGATCGGCGCGCGTGTCGCTATTTCCCGAGCTCTTTTAGCGCCAGCCCCATCGCCACCATCCCGATTTCCGTCAAATCCGTGCTGAAAGGAATCTCACCCAGCGTGCGGAAACCAACGGCCTCATAGAAGCGCTGGGCATTCGTGTTGCTCTTGAGTACGTCCAGCCACAGTAGGCGCTCCCCACGTTGCCCGGCTCGATCGCTGATGAATTGAAGCATCTGCTTTCCATATCCCAGCCCTGCGGCTGATTTGAGGAAGTAGATTTTTGCAGTTCGGCACCCATTTCACCCGTGATGGGGGCAGGTGTTGACCAGTTCACCTTGGAAAACCTACTACCCGCGAGTCTTCGTCCGAGGCGATCAGCCACAGGTGGCGGTCGGATGATTCCAGCGACGATTGCAGCACGCTGGGCGCAAAGTCCTGATCGAGAAACGCCTGCAGCCCGGCGGGCGACCATATTTGAGCAAAGTGTTGTCGGTAGGTCTCGCAGCCGACGTCGCGGAGTGCATCAAGGTCGGCTTTTGTCGCTTCGCGAATGGAAAGCCTGTTTTGAAATTCATTAAATCACCACTTTAAAAGTGCTTCTTCGGGATGAATCACTCGCTGATTAAACTGCACATCCATCCGGTTGATTGGCTTGCTTCCCACCACCTGTGCGACGGGATACGCGTCCTTTGCATATTTTCTGGCGGCGATGTCGGCGATCGCCTGATTCAGCGGTGCGAACCTGACCGTCATTGGTTCGAGCGGCCCGGTCTTTGCAGCACTGGCGCCTAGTTGTTCGCAGAGCAGCGTCTTGCTCATCAAGCGTCCTTTCGTGATGGTTACGGCAAAGGGCGCAAGTATACCGATCAGTGAAGGCAAACCAATGGCAGGTTGTGGTCTGGGTTACAGCGTCCACCCCAACCCCAATGCCTTATGCAGCGACGCAAAATCCTTCAGCAACTCCGCATCCCCTGAAATCCGGCTTTCCTGTGCCTGATACCGCGTACGCTCAGCATCCAGCCAGTCCAGCGTGCTTGCGGTACCTGCGCGATAGCGTTGGCGTGTCAGGTCTGCGGCACGCACGGCTGATGACTCGACGCTGCGCAACAACACGACGTTTTGCCGCTGGTGGCCGTATCGCGCCAAGGCCACGTCGGCGTCGCGCAGTGCCCCAATACCGTACTTTTATACTGGGCGAGTGCTTCGTCGCGGCCGGCTTCGGCGCCTTTGACGCTGGCGGCCACGCGGCCGAAATCCAGCACGTTCCAGGTCAGGCGCGGCAGGATCAGCCAAGTGCCGTTGTCTTTGCGGGCGAGGTGGCCGGGGTCGCTGGCGGAGAATGACAGGTCGCCCATCAGGCTGAGTTTGGGGAACCAGTCTGCGGTTTTTTCGCCGATCTGCGCGTTGCTGGAGGCGAGTTTGCGTTCAGCGATACGGATGTCGGGCCGGGCTTTGAGGAGGGCGGCCGGGTCTGCGATTGGCACCACGCCGGGAATCGTCGGCAAGGCTTTGGCGGTGGCGAGGCGGTTATCCAGCTCGCCCGGTTCCAGGCCGCAGAGTAGGCCCAGTTGATCCAGCGACTCGACGATGGACGCTTGCAAGGGTAGGCGTTGCGCCTGGGTGTTTTCGGCCTGGGTCAGTACCTGTTCAAGTTGCAGCTGGGACGCCACGCCACGCTCGCGCCGTTGTTGAGTAAGGTCCAGGGCCTGGTGTTCGATGTCGACGCTGGCATCTACCAGCGCCAGTCGCGCCTGCTGGTCGCGCAGGTCGGTGTAGGTTTGCACCACCTCAGCGGCCAGTTGCACCTGGGCGTCCGCAAGCTGTGCCTGGGAGGCGTCGGCTTCGGCTTGCGCCGCTTCCACCGCACGGCGTGTGCCGCCGAACAGGTCGGCCTCCCAACTCGCATCGAAGCCGGCGAGGTACAGGCTCAATGGGCCGC
The Pseudomonas poae DNA segment above includes these coding regions:
- a CDS encoding acylase, which encodes MIISNGLSRVCVAGMLLGLSLAASARESVTQASADIRRTSFGVPHIRASDERGLGFGIGYAYAQDNLCLLANEVVTVNGERARYFGPEQATLEERNNLASDVFFTWLNTPDAVAAFWNAQTPQIRQRIEGYVAGYNRYLKEQGAPAQCQAGWVRPLVTGDVVKLTRRLLVEGGVGQFAEALVGAKPPQATAGVEPSLKSFELAAANQQRFSFDRGSNAVAVGRDRSFNGRGMLLANPHFPWLGGMRFYEMHLTIPGQLDVMGAALPGLPVINIGFNQHVAWTHTVDTSKHFTLYRLTLDPKDSTRYLLDGKSLPLDKTTVTVQVKGADGSLKPQSHTVYSSQFGPVVQWPGKLDWDSHYAFSLRDANLGNDRVLQQWYAMNRAANLKELQTSVHTLQGIPWVNTLAADDRGQSLYMNLSVVPNVSAAKLAQCSDPRAGLQMIMLDGAHSACAWDIDPSAAQAGIFPADKLPQLERTDYVQHSNDSAWLANPKAPLAGFSPVISQDNIALGARARFALQRLQSLDKQPIGVSDLQSMVMDNEVYLAGLVMPDLLEFCAKHLGTDVAALQPLYTSLKNWDQRANLDSGLGLVHFINLAKQLRQIPDAWRVAFDPAQPLTTPRGLAIDREPVAKALREAMLASTADVAKRGLTANSTWGDIQVSGQTPIHGGPQELGIYNAMQTVPRADGKREVISGSSYLQIVTFDDKGPHAQGLLAFSLSSNPASQHAKDQTQAFSQKKLSPLPFTEAQIKADPQYQLQRIKE
- a CDS encoding LysR family transcriptional regulator, with protein sequence MDRFNAMRVFTRIVELGGFAKAADSLQMPRASVTILIKQLEAHLGVQLLQRTTRQVSPTLDGAAYYQRCVRLLTDLEETEAVFSAQRQSPRGTLSINMPSGIGRLIVIPALPTFTERYPQIELEIGLNDHPVDLIREGVDCVLRGGLALDESLVARPLAMMEQVTLASPVYLERMGALASLEDLAHHEMVEYVSSTSGKRFGLEFQLEAELRAVNLPKRVAVNSADGYFAACAAGYGLIQAPHYHAMRQLAEGTLVQVLPHLAVPPMALTALYPPHRQLSQRVRVFVDWLVELCGQPGNGLRRQA
- a CDS encoding aldo/keto reductase, with translation MQTRQLGTNGPLVSAIGLGCMGMTDFYTTGSDTTEAIATLHRALELGVNFLDTADIYGPHTNEQLIGKALAGKRDQVFLASKFGIVRDPANPALRGVNGRPEYIRNAIDGTLQRLGIETLDLYYQHRIDPEVAIEETVGAMAELVQQGKVRYLGLSEASAATLERAHKVHPISALQSEYSLWSRDQQDNGCLATCQRLGIAFVPYSPLGRGFLTGALKSPDDFAADDYRRFSPRFQGENFAKNLRLVKQVQTLAHDKGVTAGQLALAWVLAQGDYIIPIPGTKQRKYLEENVAAVSVSLSPTELAALDAIFPADATAGLRYPQAVMAMLDI
- a CDS encoding fe2+ zn2+ uptake regulation protein — protein: MYNSQLPMDGHSPAADAKFGSGTQTFGKAPEQQGNQRIRHLLKCFGLRTSLIRLKVIDALLTAADNQRTLGVRGVHSHLLELGIPLSFLSVREVLKRLCSEGVITLNADKSYSLHEEAAKVLDGRD